In Eleutherodactylus coqui strain aEleCoq1 chromosome 11, aEleCoq1.hap1, whole genome shotgun sequence, a single window of DNA contains:
- the C11H11orf96 gene encoding uncharacterized protein C11orf96 homolog — MSSAVMSAKQTESLGMCSTYHSALPHYSGAIEEYPQPIQPRPLRGKGKLRRPRQSRFKTQPVTFDEIQEVEEEGLSPTAEEKARKSFLQSLESLRRSSHNMHLQRDKLNSCKLRHSLDSSDSDSTL, encoded by the coding sequence atgtcttcagcAGTCATGTCAGCCAAGCAGACAGAGTCATTGGGAATGTGCTCTACTTACCATTCTGCCTTGCCACATTACTCTGGTGCCATAGAGGAATACCCACAGCCCATTCAGCCCAGACCCCTGAGAGGTAAAGGCAAGCTGAGAAGACCCAGGCAGAGTAGATTCAAGACTCAGCCTGTTACCTTTGATGAGATCCAGGAGGTGGAAGAAGAAGGGTTGTCCCCTACTGCAGAGGAGAAAGCAAGAAAATCCTTCCTGCAATCCCTGGAGAGCCTCAGGAGAAGCTCCCACAACATGCACCTCCAGAGAGACAAGCTGAACAGCTGCAAGCTGAGGCATAGCCTGGACTCTAGTGACTCTGACTCCACACTGTGA